The nucleotide sequence TCACGCGGCCGTCGGCCACGTCGATCTTGGCGATGCAGCGGGGAAAACCGCCGCGCGGGCGGAACGCGGCTCCGGGGCACACGACGTACGTGGCCGGCCGTGCCTCGGGGCCGGTGACGATCTCGGGCACGTGCGTATGCCCGTGGACGCACACCTGGGGAATGGGATCGCCCGGCGCGAGCGCCCCCGAGCCCGCGAAGTTTATCTTCACGTCGCGCGGGTAGTGGGCCACCAGGAACCTCACGCCGTCGATGACGGGATGCGCGAAACGGCTGACCGCCTGCCCGTACTCGTCGAAGTCGTTGTTCCCCAGCACCGCCGTCACGGGCGCCAGCGTTTCCAGCTCGCGGAGGATGGGCGGGTTGCCGATGTCGCCCGCGTGGATGATGTGGTCGCTGTCGGCCAAGGCCGCATACGCCGCCTCCGACAGCTGTCCGTGCGTATCCGAGATGATGCCGATGACGGTCATAGCGCACTCCTTTCCGACGCGCGCCCGCTTTCGGCGCGCTCCTCCTCCACCAGGTCGATCAAATCCTGGTGCGTGTGGATATCCAGCTTGGCGTACACGTGCTTGACGTGGGCCTTCACGGTGTTGCGCGACACGACCAGCTGTTCTTGGATGTAGGCGCGGTCGCGCCCGCGCGCCAGCATCATGAATACCTCCAGCTCGCGCGGGCTCAAGCCGTAGCGCTCGGCCAGCGTGTGGCAACGCTCCGCGAACTCCTGCTCGGGCGACTTCGCAACCGCCTGGTCCACCGGCGTGACGCCCGCGATAGTCTCGGCGAAGCTGAAGTGCTTGAGCCCGATGAGCGCATAGCCCACGAACACGAGGATCAGCGTGCCCGTGACGAAATCGACCGCCGGAGACCTTGCGCCGAACAGGTCGTTCGACCACACGCCCAGCGCTGCACCCGCGGTGGAACCCAGCCCGGACACACCGCGGCCCCAGGCGAACGTGGCCACGGCCGCACGCGGGTTGCGCCCCGCCACGGCAATGAGCACGAGCCACGCCACCATGTCGAACAGCGCGTTGCCGGCCGCGAGCAGCGTCACGCTTCCCACAGCCGCGTATGCGCCGCCGGCCGACACCACCAGGAACCCAGCCACCACCAGCAGCACAGAAACCTGCGCCAGCAGATCGGCCGGAAACGTTCGGCGCGACAACAGCACATACAGCGCCACCGTCGCCACGGGAACGATACCCAGGAAGTCGGATACCGGCACGCCGCCCACCTCGCCGAAGCGCAACGAGTAGCCGAACGCCACGCGGAACAGGAACAGGCACACGAACAATTGGCTGGCCAGCGGCAGAAACGTGGAGGGCTGGGTGACGGAGAAATCGGCCGGCGCCTCGCCACACTCCGTAGCTTGAAGCACGGGCTGCGCCAAGCGCCACACCAGGGCCACCGTGGCGAAGGGCAGCAGCGCGAACAGCACCGTGCCCGCCCCCGCCGGAATCACCCACACCAGGGCCGTCACCGCGTATTCCGCGACGAACGCCAACGCAATGCAAGCTCCCGCCTGGCGCACCTCCAAGCGCGAGGCTGCCGCACCCACCATCACGATGGCCCATCCACGCCCGATGGACAGCGCGCAAGCTGCGGCGGTAAGCGCCACCGCGCTGCCGGCGTACAGCCCTGCCGGCAGCAGTGCCGAGCCCACCGCAAGCAGCACGAGGCAACCCGCCGTGAGCGCCCGCATGCGCAGAAGCGGCGGCCTAAACGTGGCCACAAGGCCCACCGCAATGAGCGTAGCGGCATTGGCCAGCACGGACACGTCGCGAGCGTAGGTGAACACCGCGTCAAAGCGCGGGAACACCACCACATTCATGAGCGACGTGGTGAGCAGCACGCACAGAAGCGCCGCACACACCCGCCAGAACGGCGCGGCGAACAGGGAGGGGGATTGTTCCGGGGAAGCGGTCATGCCCGCCATTGTAGCATGCACGGCTTCCCCAACAGGTGCGCAGCTGCCGGCAAGGCACAGCAGACGGCGACGCCCCGGAGGAGTAGCGGGGCGTCGCCGAAGGGAGGGAAAGCGGCAGGCTCGGGTGAAAGAGGGAAAGAGTCCGAGCCTGCCGCAGGGGTTGGTGGGTGGCACGGACGGCGCGAAAGGGAACGCGCCGCCCGGAAGCCGCGGGAAGGCCCAGCCGGCTGCGGTTGCCGGCGGGCACGGCCACAAGCTCTATGCCTGGCCGGTGGCGGCCAACATGCCGGCGCGGCGGCCGAAGGTCATCGTGCGACCACAGGCCAGGCCCGTGAACAGGTTCGGATAGCTCACGCTGAAGAAGCCACCCGAGCAGTCGCCGGTCAGGTACAGACCCTCCACCGGTGTGCCGTCTTCGCGCACGGGATGCATATCCGTGTCGATCATCACGCCGTCGAGCGTGGCCAGGAACCAGGCGCCGGTGCGCACGCCGTAGAACGGCGGCGTGTCCAGCTTCATCAGGCGGTACGCCTCCTTGTTGTAGTCCTCGTCGCGCCCTTGCTCGGCAAGGTGGTTGTAGCGCTGCCACGACTTCACCGTGTTCTCCACGGGGATGTTCAGCTTCTCGGCCAGCTCCTCCATGGTGTCGGCCTGCTGGATGTAACCGGCCTCGATGAGCTTCTCGAACTCGGAGGCCATGGACTCGATGGTGCGGTTCGACGGCGCGCCGTTGTCGAACGGGTACAGGCGGCAGCAGCCCACCTCGTTCATCTGGCGCACCTGCTCGGCGTAATTCGCGTCCCAGATATCGCAGTACGTGTGGTGCGGCTGCATGTAGGCCGAATGCAGCATGTAGTCGTAGGGGCCGGACTCGTTGCAGAAGCGGTTGCCGTTCAGGTTCACCTTCATGAACGGCTGCTCGCCGAACCAGAACCACTCGCCCACCGTGCCGTTGCCAGCCGTCTGGTCGGGCTTGCAGCACGCACGGTTGAACGTGCACGCCGCGCCGATCGGGTCCATCTGGCCGCCTGCCCACAGAGCCGCCTTGATGCCGTCGCCGGTGGGGTTGCCGCCCTTGCCGGGAGCCGCGATGCGCAGCGCCTGGTTCCACGGCTGGCGGGCCTCCATCATCTCCAGGTTGTTGCCGTAGCCGCCCGTTGATAGGATGACGCCCTTGCTGGCGTTGATGCGCAGGTAGTGGCGGTCGTTCACATCGCGGGCGATCACGCCGGTCACGCGGCCGGAGCTGTCCTGCACGCACTTCACCAGCTCGGTGTTCCAGCGGAACTCGGCGCCCTTCTCCTGCGCGTATTCCATGAGCGACACGCCGAAGCTGAAGCTCTTGTCGTCCTTCGAGAGGGCAGTTTTCTCGGGACTGTGGCCGGTGGCCCACGCCTTGTCGCGCGCGCCCTGTCCCGTCGTGCCGATGGAGCCCTCGAAGTTCATGACCATGCGGCCGTCGCGCTCCACGATGCCGGTGATCCAGTCCAGCATGGGGCCGGACTCGTTCGCCCACAGCTTCACCAGGTCGTAGTTGATGAAGCCGTTGGCATAGCGGACAATGTCCTCCACGGCCTCCATCTTGTCGATCTCGAACTGGGGATACTCTGCGAACGACGCCTTCTGCAGAGCAGAGTCGATGGCGCCGATGTCCTCGCGCGGGTTCGCCACCTTGGACACGCGGTCGATGCCCAGCACGCGAGCGCCGTTCTCGGCGGCGGAGATGATGGCCGGCAGCCCACCGGTGCGGCAGCCCACCACCAACACCTCCACGTCCAGCGTCTCGGCGATATCGGCCTCGGGCACCTCGGGCGCCGATCCCAGCCAGGTTGGCGTGCCCGTCTCCCCGACGCGTGCGTTAGCGGGGGCTGCGGCGGCATCCACGGCGTAGCCGTTGCCGCACCCAGCCAGCGCACCCGCTGCGGCGGCGCCGAGCGCGGTGATGCCCGCCCCCTTGAGGAAGCTGCGGCGCGAGAGCCCGCTGCGCTCGTTACTCATTGGGAGCCTCCCATCCCTCGGGCGCGGTCAGCGCATGGCATTCGTTGCACACGAGCGTGCTCTTCTCATGCACCTTATGGCAGTCGCCGCATTCAAGCGCGTTGTCCTGGTGGCTGGAATGCGGGTTGTACTTCTCGTCGTTGCCCTCGAAGCCCCAAGTGCCTGCAACCACCTCGTCCATGCTGTGGCAGCCGCTGCGCGCGCAGAACTCCTCGGAGGCGAACTCCTTGCCCGTGGCCAGCATGCCCGTGGCCTCGTCCATCGGATAGCTGTCGCTCGCCCATGCCATGGCCTCGGACACCTGCGTGGCGAACTCGGCCTCGTGGCAGCTCAGGCATGTGTCGCCGGCCGCCGCGTGCTGCGTGACCAGCTTGCCCGGGTCGCCCTCGCTGTACGTCTCCACGTACTTGTCCATGGGGCTGTGGCAGATGGCGTTGCAGAAGCTGGGCTGCTCGTGCCACACCCACGCCCCAATGCCGGCTACCAGCACCACCGCCACGATGACGCCCGCCACGATGACGCCGCGCCGCGCGCGTTTCGGCGCGGGGGCAGCCGGGTTGGCATCCTGCGAGGCACCGGCAGCCGGGGTGCCAGGGGCACTCGAGGCGCCCGGGCCGCTGTCGGCACCGGGAGCAGCCGGGGCACTCGGAGCCCCGATCGCGCCGTCTGCGCTATCCTTGTCGACCATGTCCTCCTCCTTCTCCTTCTCTGGTTCGATCGATGAAACCCTTCGGCCGCATGATGCAGGCCAGCGGAGCAACCGACCATTACCCCCGTGGGGGCATTTTTACGTTTTTGCTGGTGAGAGGTTTAATTGGAAAGGGAATGGCACGGAGGGGAAACCACCCTCCGAAGAAGAAGCCGCCCGTTGCCGAGGAGAGAGCGCAGCCAAAGCCTCCCGTTGTCGGGGGGGGTGCACGGCCGAAGCCGCCCGCCACAGCGGCGGAGGGGCCTCGTTTCGCCTACGGCCGCAGGGGTGTCGACGCACCATGCGGCAACTGCGCCAGAGGCGTGCAAGATAACGGCAAGGTGTGCATGGCGGATATGCAAGATACCGGCAAGATCGGAACGGCGGATACACAAGGATTGGACAAGATCAGGGCGATTCCCCGACGGCGATATTACGGTCGCCCGGCAAGGTTGCGGCGGTAGGATGGGGGAACGGAGCGCAGAGGCGGCGCGGTGCCACATCCCTCTCCAACCTTATCCCCTCTTGCAGGGCGAAACGGGAAGGGGGTGGCAACCATGACCGATTTGGTTTTGCTTACGGCAATCCTTGAGCTGATCGCCAGCGCAGTGCATCTAACTGCGGCTATAATAGAAAGGCTCCCCGTCCGTAAGGACAAGGAGCGCTAACCAAAGCCAAACCGCCGAAGCGATTCGAGAGCCGTGGGGAGTTAGCAGCTCCCTGCGGCTCGTCTTGCATGATAGCAAAAAAACCAAAGCGCGTGCCACTTATATCGAAGCCTTGGGCACGTCTATACCCATATTTCACATCCATCTTCGGCAGCCGAATTCCCGCTGAAGCCCGAACCGTCCAAGGAGAGCCAGTCGTTGCTCGAGCGCGACCGGCAACCCCGCCTCCTATCCTTCTCCTTCATCCCAAGGGAGCATCTGCATGACAGGGATGTGGCGAGGGGTATTCGCTTTGGCGGCCCCAGATAGACGTGCGGGAAGGCAGGCGCGGCGGGGGATACTCTGGGGCGAGGGTTGCGGGCATCTCCGCTTTCGCACTCGGAAGTTGACGAAACCGTAACTTTTAGCACTCGTTGCTTGACAGTGCTAATGCAACGTTTTATAACAGTCTCGTACAGAGAAAACCGCACAGATAGAGGCTTAGGTTTTCTCATTCGACCCGACATCCGACCGACAAGCCGGATGCGCCGCCGAAGGGAGCCCGAGCCTCGCACGACACGTAGGAGAGTGATTAGTATGGCCATGATGGTACCCATGCGGAGGAACCGCAACCTGCTGAGCGAGCTGATGACCGACCCGTTCGACGCGTTCTTCAACGCGGCCTCGGCCCCGATGCAGGCGATGCAGAAGATGTCGCCCACGCTCATGCGCACCGACATCAAGGAGACGGACGGCGGCTACGAGCTGACCATCGACCTGCCGGGCTTCAAGAAGGATGACGTGCAGGCCGAACTCAAGGATGGCTACCTTACCATCAACGCGCAGACGCAGAGCGAGTCCGAGGACAAGGACGAGGAAGGCACCTACGTGCGCAAGGAGCGCTTCAGCGGCAAGTGCAGCCGCACGTTCTACGTGGGCGACGACGTGGAGGAAGACGACATCAAGGCGAAGTTCGAGGACGGCGTGCTGAAGATCGCCGTGCCGAAGAAGCAGGAGCAGCCGAAGCTCGAGGAGAAGAAGACCATCGCCATCGAGGGCTAGTTCTGCGAGGTACACGGCCAGTGCGCAACGGAAGGCGACCGCAAGGTCGCCTTCCTGCTATGATGGGACGCAAGCCATTCGCAGCACTATCGAGGAGGAACCATGGACGACGAGACGCGGCGCGGGATCGAGGCGTTCCGGCGCTGGGTGGACGAGACGAAGCCGGGACGCATGGTGTTCTTCGGCGGGGCGGGCGTGTCCACCGAGAGCGGCATCCCCGACTTCCGCAGCCCTGACGGGCTGTACGCGCAGAAGTACCCCCATCCGCCCGAGCAGATGATCTCGCGCAGCTTCTTCGACGCGCATCCGGCGGAGTTCTTCGCCTTCTACAGCGACCGCATGCTCGCGCTGGACGCCCAGCCGAACCGCGCGCACCGGAAGCTGGCGGAGCTGGAGCAGGCGGGCACCTTGTCCGCCGTGGTCACGCAGAACATCGACGGCCTGCACCAGAAGGCCGGCAGCAAGCGCGTGCTGGAGCTGCACGGCAGCGTGCTGCGGAACTTCTGCATGGATTGCGGTGCGGCATACCCGGTGGACGAGCTGCTGCGCCTGCGCGACGAGGCCGCCGACGGCGTGCCGCGCTGCCCCGCGTGCGGCGGCATCGTGAAGCCCGACGTCGTGCTGTACGAGGAAGCGCTCGACGAGCGCACGCTCCAGGCATCCGTCGACGCCATCGCCCGTGCCGACCTCCTGGTGGTGGCAGGCACGTCGCTCGCCGTGTACCCAGCCGCGGGCCTCATCGACTTCTTCCAAGGCGACCACCTGGTCATCGTGAACCGCACCCCCACCCCGCGCGACCGCCAGGCCGACCTCTGCCTAGCCGCGAACGTGGGCGACGTGTTCGACTTCTAGCCGCAACCGCGACCCGTCGTCCCGCGCTCCGGCGAGCAACGCGAACGAATGTTTCACGTGAAACATCGGCGCCTGCTCCCGGAAACGTAGAGGGACGGTACGTCAAGCTACCGAGAAGGAGCAACCCTATGCCCGAGACCACCCGCAATGCCCCTGCCGCCCCCACTATCGACGGCACCACCAGCGCAGCCGCCAGCGCCACAAATGCCCCCACCGCCAGCGCCGCTTCGCCCACGCCCACGTTCGCCGGCCTGCGCCAAGTATCCGACGGCTGGATAAAGAAGTACGTGCTGACGTACACGATGCCCGACGGCTCGACCTATGAGTACGAGAGCGCCTCGCGCAAGGGGCCGGAGGCGTACCGCGCCGAGCTGGAGGCGCACGCGCGCGGCGAGAGCGCGGCATCCGACGCCGTGTGCATCGTGCCGCAGACACCCGACGGCCGGCTGCTGCTCATCCGCGAGTTCCGCTATCCGTTGAACAGCTGGTGCATCGCATTCCCCGCCGGGCTCGTGGACCCGGGCGAGGACCTGGCGGCAGCCGTGGACCGCGAGCTGCGCGAGGAGACGGGCTACGCGCTGCGCGCCGACTTGGGCGCCGCGGCGCTCGACCCCCTGCCGCAGGCGGGCTTCTCGTCCACCGGCCTCACCGACGAGACGGTGCAGGTGGTGTTCGCACAGGTGGAGCGCGTGGCCGACGCGCAACCCGAGCCGGCCGAGCTCATCGAGCCGTTCCTGCTGCCCATCGCCGACATCCCGCGCTTCCTCGCCGAGAACGACACGCCCATCGGCACCCGCGCGCAGCTCGTGCTCGAGGCGTTCGCACGCCGCCGCTAGGGGCGCGCGAGCAGCTGGGGCGAAGTAGCGAGCGACGCCCGCCCGCTACTTCGCCCTCACGCGGGCATGGATGCCGCCGCGCAGGTTCGGAACGCCCTGGGCGGGATCGAGGTTCCAATCCGCATCGGGGAACAGCATGCCGTCGTTGTGGAGGCAGGCGCCGCTCAAGCCGGCCGCGACGCCCGGGGCCGTCTCGGGCTTCCACCAGCCGTGCGGCACGCGCAGCGTGCCCTCAGGCTGCGCCTCATCCAGGTGGGACAACAGCTCCACCTGCCCGTACGCCGTCTCCACCACGCACCAGGCGCCCTCGCCTATGCCCTCGGCCGCCGCATCGGCCGGGTTGATGAAGAACCGCGGTTCCGGCTCCTGCGCGCGCAGCTCGGGCATCTGGTGCAGGTTCGTGTTGTACGACTTCCGCTCGCGGAAGCCCGCGAACGCCACGTAAGGGTACGCTCCCTCCGGCGCGGCCTCGCAGCCGGGATCGGACGGCTCCTCGTAGGAGGG is from Gordonibacter urolithinfaciens and encodes:
- a CDS encoding metallophosphoesterase family protein, giving the protein MTVIGIISDTHGQLSEAAYAALADSDHIIHAGDIGNPPILRELETLAPVTAVLGNNDFDEYGQAVSRFAHPVIDGVRFLVAHYPRDVKINFAGSGALAPGDPIPQVCVHGHTHVPEIVTGPEARPATYVVCPGAAFRPRGGFPRCIAKIDVADGRVNSVRVEALTGEVLLEA
- a CDS encoding helix-turn-helix transcriptional regulator produces the protein MTASPEQSPSLFAAPFWRVCAALLCVLLTTSLMNVVVFPRFDAVFTYARDVSVLANAATLIAVGLVATFRPPLLRMRALTAGCLVLLAVGSALLPAGLYAGSAVALTAAACALSIGRGWAIVMVGAAASRLEVRQAGACIALAFVAEYAVTALVWVIPAGAGTVLFALLPFATVALVWRLAQPVLQATECGEAPADFSVTQPSTFLPLASQLFVCLFLFRVAFGYSLRFGEVGGVPVSDFLGIVPVATVALYVLLSRRTFPADLLAQVSVLLVVAGFLVVSAGGAYAAVGSVTLLAAGNALFDMVAWLVLIAVAGRNPRAAVATFAWGRGVSGLGSTAGAALGVWSNDLFGARSPAVDFVTGTLILVFVGYALIGLKHFSFAETIAGVTPVDQAVAKSPEQEFAERCHTLAERYGLSPRELEVFMMLARGRDRAYIQEQLVVSRNTVKAHVKHVYAKLDIHTHQDLIDLVEEERAESGRASERSAL
- a CDS encoding FAD-binding protein, producing the protein MSNERSGLSRRSFLKGAGITALGAAAAGALAGCGNGYAVDAAAAPANARVGETGTPTWLGSAPEVPEADIAETLDVEVLVVGCRTGGLPAIISAAENGARVLGIDRVSKVANPREDIGAIDSALQKASFAEYPQFEIDKMEAVEDIVRYANGFINYDLVKLWANESGPMLDWITGIVERDGRMVMNFEGSIGTTGQGARDKAWATGHSPEKTALSKDDKSFSFGVSLMEYAQEKGAEFRWNTELVKCVQDSSGRVTGVIARDVNDRHYLRINASKGVILSTGGYGNNLEMMEARQPWNQALRIAAPGKGGNPTGDGIKAALWAGGQMDPIGAACTFNRACCKPDQTAGNGTVGEWFWFGEQPFMKVNLNGNRFCNESGPYDYMLHSAYMQPHHTYCDIWDANYAEQVRQMNEVGCCRLYPFDNGAPSNRTIESMASEFEKLIEAGYIQQADTMEELAEKLNIPVENTVKSWQRYNHLAEQGRDEDYNKEAYRLMKLDTPPFYGVRTGAWFLATLDGVMIDTDMHPVREDGTPVEGLYLTGDCSGGFFSVSYPNLFTGLACGRTMTFGRRAGMLAATGQA
- a CDS encoding cytochrome c3 family protein, coding for MVDKDSADGAIGAPSAPAAPGADSGPGASSAPGTPAAGASQDANPAAPAPKRARRGVIVAGVIVAVVLVAGIGAWVWHEQPSFCNAICHSPMDKYVETYSEGDPGKLVTQHAAAGDTCLSCHEAEFATQVSEAMAWASDSYPMDEATGMLATGKEFASEEFCARSGCHSMDEVVAGTWGFEGNDEKYNPHSSHQDNALECGDCHKVHEKSTLVCNECHALTAPEGWEAPNE
- a CDS encoding Hsp20/alpha crystallin family protein produces the protein MAMMVPMRRNRNLLSELMTDPFDAFFNAASAPMQAMQKMSPTLMRTDIKETDGGYELTIDLPGFKKDDVQAELKDGYLTINAQTQSESEDKDEEGTYVRKERFSGKCSRTFYVGDDVEEDDIKAKFEDGVLKIAVPKKQEQPKLEEKKTIAIEG
- a CDS encoding NAD-dependent protein deacylase; this encodes MDDETRRGIEAFRRWVDETKPGRMVFFGGAGVSTESGIPDFRSPDGLYAQKYPHPPEQMISRSFFDAHPAEFFAFYSDRMLALDAQPNRAHRKLAELEQAGTLSAVVTQNIDGLHQKAGSKRVLELHGSVLRNFCMDCGAAYPVDELLRLRDEAADGVPRCPACGGIVKPDVVLYEEALDERTLQASVDAIARADLLVVAGTSLAVYPAAGLIDFFQGDHLVIVNRTPTPRDRQADLCLAANVGDVFDF
- a CDS encoding NUDIX hydrolase, whose product is MPETTRNAPAAPTIDGTTSAAASATNAPTASAASPTPTFAGLRQVSDGWIKKYVLTYTMPDGSTYEYESASRKGPEAYRAELEAHARGESAASDAVCIVPQTPDGRLLLIREFRYPLNSWCIAFPAGLVDPGEDLAAAVDRELREETGYALRADLGAAALDPLPQAGFSSTGLTDETVQVVFAQVERVADAQPEPAELIEPFLLPIADIPRFLAENDTPIGTRAQLVLEAFARRR